From the genome of Longispora fulva:
TCGTGGCAGTTCACGACACCACCGCCGGGCCCAGAAGTCCCGGCTGCTCCAGGAAGACGTGGGTCAGTTCCCACAGGATGTGGTACGTCGTCACGTGCACCTCCTTGACCACCCGCGGATCGCCGGACCGGGCCACCAGGGCGTGCGCGACGGCCGGGCTGACCGCGAGCGCCCCGCCGTCCCCGCCGGTGAGCGCGACGGTGAGCAGCCCGAGCCGGTGCGCCTCCTCCAGGCCGCGCCGCACGCTCGCGCACCGGCCGTCGGCGGAGATGCCGAGCGCGATGTCGCCCGGGTCGGCGAGCAGGCCCAGTTGCAGGGCGAACACCTCGTCGAGGCCCTCGTGGTCGGCGATGCCGGTGAGGGTGGCCACGTCGGCCGTCAGCGACAGTGCGGGCAGGGCCCGCTTCCCGACGATCACCGGGTGGACGAACTCGACGGAGACGTGCTGGGCGTCGGTGGCCCGCGGGCCGGTGCCGAAGACGATCAGTTTGCCGCCGCCGTGGAACCGGGCGGCCATCGCGTGGCAGGCCCCGGCGACCAGGGCCGCGTCGGCCGCCAGGTCCTCGACCGGGGCGTCCCGCTCGGCGAGTAGCCCGGTGAGGACGGACGCCGACGACGATGGTTGAGCCATCGCAAGCCTTCCTCGCAGGGGCATGACCCCTCGGCGGACATGGCCACTGCGATTCGTGCAGCTCAGGCGATAATATCGACGAAATCCGGCCAAGGGGCGCAAACCGAGATTGCGACCGGAGCGTCCGATTCGGTGGGTCAGCGATGCCGGGAGCAGTACTCGACGTGCAGTTCGGCGAACGGACGGCGGCGGTCGGTCCCGGCCCTTCCCATCAGGATCTCCGCGCAGCAGTGCGTGTCGGGAACCTGCGCGATGTGCGCCGGGCAGTCCTCGGCGAGAGTCCGGATCTGCTCGCCCGCCAGCTCGAACGCCGCCCGGCTGCCGGTCAGGAACAACGTGTCGGCGGCGACATCCCAGCGCAGGTGGTCACGGAACCCGCGGTGGTGTCTCCGGTCGTGGGCCGCCGGCCCGAGTGCCGGGAGCACGGAGGACGGCAGTGTCACCTGGTGCGGGGTGCCGGGGCCGAGTCGGGCGCGGACGTCCTTCCACCGCGACACCGGAAACGCGAGGCTGTGGTGCAGCAGTACGAGGTCGAGCGGGAGTTGACCGGGCTCCCGCTCGCTGTCGGGACGGGCGGCGCGGAGCGGCAGGTGGACCAGAGTGTGCGGCGAGCGGGCCGCGAGGGCCCAGGCCATCGCGAGATCGACCGTGGCGGCCTTGTCGACGGTGAGCTGCGCGCCGAGCCGGCCCTCGTAAAGCATCGCGTGCCGGATCGGACGGGCCGGCCTCAGGACGCGGTACTCTCGCGGCCCCAACCGCACCGTGTCGATCACCGTCCGCCAGGTCACATCCGCCAACCGCACCCGTTGCCCCCTCCGTCGGCCGCCCCGGACTGTAGACGGCCGGGGCGGCCGGGGGCGAGCGGGTTACGTCCAGGCGTTCTCGTTCACGGCCGCGCGGTCGAGGAGGGGCCGCCACCAGGCCTGGTTCTCCGCGTACCAGGTCACCGTGTCGGCCAGGCCGCTGTCGAAGTCCACGGCCGGCGCCCAGCCCAGCTCGGTGCGCAGCCGGCTGGAGTCCAGCAGGTAGCGGCGGTCGTGGCCGGGCCGGTCGGGCACCGTCTCCACCTGGGTGCGGGGCAGGCCGAGCTGGTCGAGGATCCGGGTGGCCAGGTCGGCCACGCTGGCCTCCACCCCGGAGCCGATGTTGTACGTCTCCCCCACTCGCCCGTCGGCGAGCACCCGGTCGATCGCCGAGCAGTGGTCGTCCACGTGCAGCCATTCGCGGCGGTTGGCGCTGGACGCATACACCGGCAGGGGCAGGCCCGACAGTGCCCGGCTGACGAACAGGGGGATGACCTTCTCCGGGAACTGGTACGGGCCGTAGTTGTTCGCGCAGTTGGAGATGGTCACGGGCAGGCCGAACGTCTCGTGGTAGGCGCGCACCGCGTGGTCGGCCCCGGCCTTGCTGGCGTTGTAGGGGGTGCGCGGACGGTACGGCGATTCCTCCGTGAAAGCGCCGGGGTCGTCGAGGGCCAGGTCGCCG
Proteins encoded in this window:
- a CDS encoding D-sedoheptulose-7-phosphate isomerase, with translation MAQPSSSASVLTGLLAERDAPVEDLAADAALVAGACHAMAARFHGGGKLIVFGTGPRATDAQHVSVEFVHPVIVGKRALPALSLTADVATLTGIADHEGLDEVFALQLGLLADPGDIALGISADGRCASVRRGLEEAHRLGLLTVALTGGDGGALAVSPAVAHALVARSGDPRVVKEVHVTTYHILWELTHVFLEQPGLLGPAVVS
- the rfbB gene encoding dTDP-glucose 4,6-dehydratase, whose amino-acid sequence is MNILITGAAGFIGTNFTRYWASTHPADHILALDALTYAGNAANLDPALTFAHADIGDLPVVEALLREHRIDVVVNFAAESHNSLAVLDPELFFRTNVLGTQRLLEACRRVGVARFHHVSTCEVYGDLALDDPGAFTEESPYRPRTPYNASKAGADHAVRAYHETFGLPVTISNCANNYGPYQFPEKVIPLFVSRALSGLPLPVYASSANRREWLHVDDHCSAIDRVLADGRVGETYNIGSGVEASVADLATRILDQLGLPRTQVETVPDRPGHDRRYLLDSSRLRTELGWAPAVDFDSGLADTVTWYAENQAWWRPLLDRAAVNENAWT